Proteins co-encoded in one Schaalia radingae genomic window:
- a CDS encoding o-succinylbenzoate synthase, with amino-acid sequence MLHNDHSQISGDPLRERSGASCAIEQVRIAELAPATRRMLDAIDTVLIYHTPLITRFRGVTEREGLLLHGPEGWSEAAPFWDYGPPESSRWLMAALEAATQTPPTARRTSVPVNVTIPVGTPAQAAERVQASGGCTTAKVKVADPGMTVDQDCERVAAVARELARISDDPHVRIDANMAWDVPTAIAAITALHEAAASAGGLEYAEQPCRTVEELARVRARVDVPIAADESIRRAEDPYAVIRAHAADVAIIKLAPLGGARAAREIAERAGIKVVVSSALESSIGLARGLQLAACLPVETACGLATAQLFAADTVREPLKVESGRIQVHDMRVDEELIDACPLPAGCRNRWIDRLDAMCAVLNEERQ; translated from the coding sequence ATGTTACATAATGACCACTCTCAAATCTCAGGCGATCCGCTTCGCGAAAGATCGGGCGCTTCATGCGCGATCGAACAGGTCCGCATCGCTGAGCTGGCACCGGCCACGCGCCGCATGCTGGACGCTATCGACACCGTCCTGATCTACCACACGCCGCTCATCACGCGCTTTCGTGGAGTCACGGAGCGAGAAGGCCTCCTGCTGCACGGCCCTGAAGGCTGGTCAGAAGCGGCGCCGTTTTGGGATTATGGCCCGCCTGAATCCTCACGGTGGCTGATGGCCGCCCTCGAAGCTGCAACGCAGACGCCGCCCACGGCCCGGCGCACCAGCGTCCCCGTCAATGTCACGATCCCTGTCGGAACGCCAGCTCAGGCAGCCGAGCGTGTGCAAGCCAGCGGAGGATGTACGACCGCCAAAGTGAAGGTGGCAGACCCGGGGATGACTGTGGACCAGGACTGTGAACGCGTTGCCGCTGTTGCCCGCGAGCTTGCCCGCATCAGCGATGATCCGCATGTGCGCATCGATGCCAACATGGCGTGGGACGTGCCCACTGCTATCGCGGCGATTACTGCGCTGCACGAAGCAGCGGCCAGCGCCGGTGGCCTGGAATACGCGGAACAACCGTGCCGCACAGTCGAAGAGCTGGCGCGCGTGCGGGCCCGCGTTGACGTGCCAATAGCCGCTGACGAGTCGATCCGACGTGCCGAAGATCCCTATGCCGTTATTCGTGCTCACGCTGCCGACGTGGCGATCATCAAGCTTGCCCCGCTGGGAGGGGCGCGCGCAGCACGTGAGATTGCTGAACGAGCTGGCATCAAAGTAGTGGTCTCCTCCGCCCTCGAATCATCCATTGGGCTGGCGCGCGGCCTCCAACTGGCGGCTTGCCTGCCTGTCGAAACGGCGTGCGGACTGGCAACTGCGCAACTGTTCGCTGCTGACACCGTGCGCGAACCGCTCAAAGTGGAGTCAGGCCGAATTCAGGTGCATGACATGAGAGTGGATGAGGAATTGATTGACGCATGCCCCCTGCCGGCCGGATGCCGGAACAGGTGGATCGACCGATTAGACGCCATGTGCGCCGTGCTGAATGAGGAACGCCAATGA
- the argF gene encoding ornithine carbamoyltransferase: MSTDLSSMLRPGQSLLRELDFTREEWDNLLCLSAALKAAKKNGTEQQLMSGRNVALVFAKTSTRTRCAFEVGAADQGAHTVYLDPQGSQMGHKESIEDTARVLGRMFDAIEYRGDDQSVVDTLAQYSGVPVFNGLTDQWHPTQMLADTLTMREHSEGVDDHDIAYAYVGDARFNMGRSLLVNGAILGMDTRIIAPKELWPPQDVIEAAQARSDESGARLTITEDVDAVAGVDFVHTDIWVSMGEPKDVWSHRIDLLRSYRVDEALMAQAGPDAKFMHCLPSFHDLKTTVGQQIFDEFGLDGIEVSDEVFEGPRSIVFDQAENRMHTIKAVMVAALGRSDTTKA; this comes from the coding sequence ATGAGTACAGATCTGTCATCCATGCTGCGCCCCGGACAATCCCTGCTTCGTGAACTTGACTTCACGCGCGAAGAATGGGACAACCTGCTATGCCTGTCAGCAGCGCTGAAAGCAGCCAAGAAGAATGGCACTGAACAACAACTCATGAGTGGACGCAACGTCGCCCTCGTCTTTGCGAAAACATCGACACGCACGCGCTGCGCATTCGAGGTCGGGGCGGCAGACCAGGGAGCCCACACCGTTTACCTCGATCCGCAAGGCTCACAGATGGGACACAAAGAATCCATCGAGGACACCGCTCGTGTGCTGGGACGTATGTTCGACGCGATCGAGTACCGCGGTGACGACCAATCAGTTGTGGACACGCTGGCACAGTACTCAGGCGTTCCGGTATTCAACGGCCTGACCGACCAATGGCACCCGACGCAGATGCTGGCTGACACACTCACGATGAGAGAACACAGCGAGGGCGTGGACGACCATGACATTGCCTACGCCTACGTCGGGGACGCGCGTTTCAACATGGGGCGGTCCCTGTTGGTGAACGGCGCGATCCTCGGCATGGACACCCGCATCATTGCACCGAAGGAACTATGGCCACCGCAGGACGTCATCGAGGCGGCTCAGGCACGGTCCGACGAGTCGGGTGCGCGTCTGACCATTACCGAGGATGTCGACGCAGTCGCTGGCGTCGACTTTGTCCACACGGACATCTGGGTGTCGATGGGGGAGCCTAAGGATGTGTGGTCGCACCGCATCGACCTGCTGCGCAGCTACCGCGTTGACGAAGCGCTCATGGCACAAGCCGGTCCCGATGCGAAATTCATGCACTGCCTGCCGTCATTCCACGATCTGAAGACCACCGTCGGACAGCAGATCTTTGACGAGTTTGGCCTGGATGGAATCGAAGTTTCCGACGAGGTGTTTGAGGGGCCGCGCTCCATCGTCTTCGATCAGGCCGAGAACCGCATGCACACGATTAAAGCTGTTATGGTCGCCGCTTTGGGTCGGAGTGATACCACGAAGGCGTGA
- a CDS encoding 1,4-dihydroxy-2-naphthoyl-CoA synthase, whose product MSALPFVSDTFDPDRWRVVEGFEDLTDMTYHRGISRGSCDGAAAGQDLPWVRIAFDRPDIRNAFRPLTVDELYRCLDHARMSSDVAAIILTGNGPSARDGGYAFCSGGDQRVRGNDGYRYEVDGADADADVSSRREQIDPARAGRLHILEVQRLIRTCPKVVIAAITGWAAGGGHSLGVVCDLAVASREHAQFMQTDANVGSFDAGYGSALLARQVGDRRAREIFFLARRYDAAEAEAWGAINRAVPHEDVENVALEWAHTVAGKSPQAIRMLKFAFNLADDGLAGQQVFAGEATRMAYMTAEAQEGRDAFLEHRSPDWSIFPYYY is encoded by the coding sequence ATGAGTGCTCTTCCATTTGTGTCCGACACCTTCGATCCTGATCGCTGGCGTGTTGTCGAGGGGTTCGAGGACCTGACCGACATGACGTATCATCGCGGAATTTCGCGCGGATCTTGCGACGGAGCGGCAGCCGGACAAGATCTGCCCTGGGTTCGTATTGCCTTTGATCGCCCAGACATTCGCAATGCTTTTCGACCGCTGACTGTCGATGAGTTGTACCGCTGTCTGGATCATGCGCGGATGAGCAGTGATGTTGCCGCGATCATCCTGACTGGCAACGGGCCGTCTGCCCGTGACGGTGGCTACGCGTTTTGTTCGGGTGGTGATCAGCGTGTTCGAGGCAACGACGGGTACCGCTACGAGGTGGATGGTGCTGACGCGGACGCCGATGTGTCGAGCCGGCGTGAGCAGATCGATCCGGCTCGGGCGGGACGTCTGCATATTTTGGAGGTTCAGCGCCTGATCCGCACCTGTCCGAAAGTCGTGATCGCTGCAATTACCGGGTGGGCTGCCGGTGGCGGTCACTCATTGGGAGTCGTGTGTGATCTGGCGGTCGCTTCCCGCGAACATGCTCAGTTCATGCAAACGGATGCCAACGTGGGGTCCTTTGATGCGGGGTACGGTTCGGCGCTGCTGGCCCGTCAGGTCGGTGATCGGCGCGCACGCGAGATTTTCTTCCTGGCTCGCCGCTATGACGCGGCAGAGGCGGAAGCGTGGGGAGCCATCAATCGTGCGGTGCCGCATGAGGATGTGGAAAATGTGGCGCTGGAGTGGGCGCACACGGTTGCCGGCAAGTCTCCGCAGGCGATCCGCATGTTGAAGTTTGCGTTCAATCTGGCTGACGATGGTCTTGCCGGGCAGCAGGTGTTCGCCGGGGAGGCAACCCGGATGGCGTATATGACGGCGGAGGCTCAGGAGGGGCGTGACGCGTTCCTCGAGCACCGCTCCCCCGACTGGTCGATCTTCCCGTACTACTACTAA
- a CDS encoding TenA family protein: MSFTDQVWQRIEPVRNAISRHPFVCALADGSLELETFHEYLRQDALYLIDYSRALSALAAGARDADEVTFWSGCAHQTMVDERSLHASHVDVLEGAIMNPTCRAYMSFLLASTHAETQGVGIAAVLPCFWLYDFVGHRLREGVHSEGELDAHPYGDWIRTYTGPEFEEATRRAKDYADQYAQASDDAGRERMAKAFEVASRYEWMFFDAAWTGQQWPL; encoded by the coding sequence ATGAGTTTTACCGACCAGGTATGGCAGCGCATCGAACCGGTGCGCAACGCGATCAGCAGGCATCCCTTTGTCTGCGCCCTTGCCGACGGGTCGCTTGAGCTGGAGACATTCCACGAGTACCTACGCCAAGATGCGTTGTACCTGATTGACTATTCGCGCGCCTTGTCCGCACTGGCAGCCGGCGCCAGGGACGCTGACGAAGTGACATTCTGGTCGGGGTGTGCGCATCAGACAATGGTGGATGAACGTTCGCTGCACGCCTCACATGTGGACGTCCTCGAGGGGGCAATCATGAACCCCACATGTCGCGCCTACATGTCATTTCTGCTGGCCAGCACGCATGCCGAAACGCAGGGTGTTGGCATCGCAGCAGTACTGCCATGCTTTTGGCTCTATGATTTCGTCGGGCACCGGCTCCGCGAGGGTGTCCACTCCGAGGGTGAGCTGGACGCACACCCCTACGGGGACTGGATCAGAACCTACACCGGGCCAGAATTCGAGGAAGCAACACGGCGCGCAAAGGACTACGCGGACCAGTATGCGCAGGCCAGCGATGATGCGGGGAGGGAACGTATGGCGAAAGCCTTCGAAGTTGCCTCACGCTATGAGTGGATGTTCTTCGACGCTGCGTGGACAGGTCAGCAGTGGCCACTGTAA
- the thiD gene encoding bifunctional hydroxymethylpyrimidine kinase/phosphomethylpyrimidine kinase, producing MKTVKALTIAGSDPSGGAGIQADLKSFSASGAYGMSVITALTAQSTQGVRGVFPVPVDFVRQQMDTLLDDITPDATKVGMVASTELAAAIGEYLPRLANTIFDPVMVATSGDRLVDEDAVDAVRDLCMKADIITPNLQEAAVLLDCDVATTLDEATDQGKELLARGMTRVLIKGGHLTDTSTDVLIDGDGVSFLKGTRVDTQNTHGTGCTLSSAIAARRPRTDTWVDAIAQAKDYLTRAILAADSLDVGRGHGPVHHFVDLWNEES from the coding sequence ATGAAAACAGTCAAAGCCCTAACAATCGCCGGATCGGACCCCAGCGGTGGGGCAGGCATTCAGGCAGATCTCAAATCGTTCAGCGCCTCAGGAGCTTACGGAATGAGTGTCATTACGGCGCTGACCGCCCAATCGACGCAAGGAGTGCGAGGCGTGTTCCCCGTCCCGGTGGACTTCGTGCGCCAGCAGATGGACACGCTGCTGGACGACATCACTCCGGACGCCACGAAAGTGGGAATGGTGGCAAGCACGGAACTTGCGGCCGCAATCGGTGAATATCTGCCGCGCCTGGCGAACACGATTTTTGACCCCGTCATGGTGGCGACCTCGGGTGACCGACTGGTTGACGAGGACGCAGTTGACGCTGTGCGCGACCTGTGCATGAAAGCTGACATTATTACCCCGAATCTGCAGGAAGCAGCCGTGCTGCTGGATTGCGATGTGGCGACAACGCTGGACGAAGCAACCGACCAGGGCAAGGAACTTCTCGCGCGCGGCATGACCCGCGTCCTCATCAAAGGCGGACACTTGACCGACACGTCCACAGACGTGCTGATTGATGGTGACGGGGTCTCATTCCTGAAGGGGACGCGTGTTGACACACAGAACACTCACGGCACCGGATGCACGCTGTCCAGTGCCATAGCGGCCAGACGCCCACGCACAGACACCTGGGTTGATGCGATTGCTCAGGCGAAAGATTACTTGACGCGCGCGATCCTGGCTGCCGACTCGCTCGATGTGGGCAGGGGGCACGGTCCCGTTCATCACTTTGTCGACCTGTGGAATGAGGAATCATGA
- the thiE gene encoding thiamine phosphate synthase: MRTLNASPSSRSEARPVMNKAVSSLDLSIYLVTDADMCHAAGRTVAQTVAEAVAGGVTCVQLRCKDAESLDFFNEVMEVADAVADSVTLLINDRVDVFLAARQAGATVAGVHVGQTDLPVALVRKLIGPEAIIGLSASTPEELKEAEENPGRVDYIGIGVVRDTSTKTDAPEEHGIDGTGQIARSTHLPSVAIGGIKAPDMAPLAREGLDGAAVVSAICLAPDAREAARELADQWAEGLRSAGH; the protein is encoded by the coding sequence ATGAGGACTTTGAACGCGTCACCATCATCGCGCAGTGAGGCCAGGCCAGTGATGAACAAGGCTGTCTCATCCCTCGACCTGAGCATCTATCTTGTCACGGACGCAGACATGTGCCACGCTGCGGGACGCACCGTTGCGCAAACGGTGGCAGAAGCTGTCGCCGGAGGAGTGACATGCGTGCAGCTTCGGTGTAAAGATGCCGAGTCACTGGATTTCTTCAACGAAGTGATGGAAGTGGCCGACGCTGTCGCTGACTCGGTCACACTCCTGATCAATGATCGTGTGGACGTATTCCTGGCGGCACGCCAGGCGGGCGCGACCGTTGCAGGCGTCCACGTTGGACAAACCGACTTGCCGGTTGCCCTTGTCCGCAAGCTGATCGGTCCCGAGGCCATCATCGGCCTGTCGGCCTCCACCCCTGAGGAACTGAAGGAAGCCGAAGAGAACCCGGGGCGCGTCGACTACATCGGCATTGGTGTCGTGCGTGATACATCCACGAAAACCGATGCTCCTGAGGAACATGGCATCGATGGAACAGGACAGATCGCACGCAGCACACACCTGCCGTCGGTGGCAATCGGCGGCATCAAAGCACCGGATATGGCACCGCTGGCACGTGAAGGATTGGACGGAGCGGCCGTCGTGTCCGCAATTTGCCTAGCACCCGACGCGCGCGAAGCTGCACGCGAACTGGCAGATCAATGGGCAGAAGGCCTGCGCAGCGCGGGTCACTAA
- the thiM gene encoding hydroxyethylthiazole kinase, which yields MENFHTQCVDALHAVRTHHPLVGAITNSVVTNFTANALLAIGAAPAMVDIPGESGPFAAIANAVLINLGTPTPTQCEAALESATSANEAGTCWVLDPVAIGPLPVRTQLAHQLVALGPSIVRGNPSEIIALAGLGEGGRGVDSADAVDAAIDAARRINSEYGSLVAVSGKSDAIVSADAIVRVEGGSDMLTRITGAGCSLGALAGAFASVARTQLDGLVAVHALYAVASEIAAERARGTGTFQIEFLDALDNFRDEDFERVTIIAQ from the coding sequence ATGGAGAATTTCCATACCCAATGCGTCGACGCTTTACACGCTGTCAGAACACACCACCCGCTCGTTGGAGCCATCACCAACTCGGTAGTCACGAACTTTACGGCCAACGCTCTGCTTGCCATTGGGGCAGCACCGGCAATGGTCGATATCCCCGGCGAATCCGGTCCCTTTGCCGCAATTGCCAATGCTGTGCTGATCAACCTGGGAACCCCGACGCCGACTCAGTGCGAAGCCGCGCTGGAGTCCGCCACCAGCGCCAACGAAGCGGGCACGTGCTGGGTTCTTGACCCGGTTGCCATCGGGCCGCTGCCGGTGCGCACGCAGCTCGCGCATCAGCTGGTCGCCCTCGGCCCGTCAATTGTGCGAGGCAACCCGTCGGAAATCATTGCTCTGGCAGGGCTGGGAGAAGGCGGCCGCGGTGTTGACTCCGCTGATGCGGTGGACGCCGCCATCGATGCCGCCCGCCGCATCAACAGCGAATATGGATCGTTGGTGGCTGTGTCCGGCAAGTCCGATGCGATCGTCTCAGCCGACGCAATCGTGCGTGTCGAGGGTGGCTCAGATATGCTGACCCGCATCACTGGGGCGGGATGCTCACTTGGCGCGCTGGCCGGCGCGTTCGCCTCTGTGGCTCGGACCCAGCTTGACGGTTTGGTTGCTGTTCACGCACTGTATGCGGTGGCCTCGGAAATCGCGGCGGAGCGTGCACGCGGAACCGGCACGTTCCAAATAGAGTTCCTCGACGCGCTGGACAACTTCCGCGATGAGGACTTTGAACGCGTCACCATCATCGCGCAGTGA
- a CDS encoding L,D-transpeptidase family protein has protein sequence MTIGKLSAKASWALIALLGALLVAVIGVGAYAAYFADRALPRTTVAGQSVSGQNRDEIAQGLQERASHASINVTVDGTLTSATLEEAGITIDTDATLDDVFAPNGSILSRISSLFTSRDVQVVTSRDDAAAQALTQKVSASVDQPVREGSIQFNEDGGTFSVIEAQEGRSVDLEQLASACDEAARTLTTQDIDLPMIAVSPTVTTQIAQQLADKANTMLEIPVSITDGIHTYSPDARERSTWIALPDLNAAGGAGGKGAAANTGALDVTWNEKPVRAWVESTALSTNEEPTKGVKNVNSRGDVVAVADPGKSGWTVNNAGEVADELLAALKDGTAYEGDFDYDQTEPEFTTREIADGAGDKVYQAAPGEKWIDVDLSNASVTAYEGATVVQGPIPMVPGKPGWETVTGTFRIYLKHQDQMMGCSPGYDYCTYTPWVSYFHGDYALHGAPSRSSFGWSGEGGSHGCVNMPVDGAQWIYNWAPVGTVVVSHY, from the coding sequence ATGACTATTGGGAAGCTCTCAGCGAAAGCCTCATGGGCGCTGATCGCATTACTAGGAGCACTGCTCGTTGCAGTGATCGGTGTGGGTGCGTACGCGGCCTACTTCGCTGACCGCGCCTTGCCGCGAACCACTGTCGCCGGACAGTCCGTGTCCGGACAAAACCGCGACGAAATTGCCCAAGGTCTGCAGGAGCGAGCCTCACACGCCAGCATCAATGTGACGGTTGACGGTACGCTGACCAGCGCGACGCTGGAAGAAGCGGGAATCACCATCGACACCGACGCCACGCTGGATGATGTGTTCGCTCCCAACGGTTCGATCCTGTCACGCATCTCCTCACTGTTTACCTCGCGGGATGTCCAGGTGGTGACCTCGCGAGATGATGCGGCTGCGCAGGCATTGACCCAGAAAGTTTCCGCCTCTGTTGACCAGCCCGTACGCGAAGGTTCCATCCAGTTCAACGAAGACGGTGGCACATTCAGCGTGATTGAAGCACAGGAAGGGCGCAGTGTCGACCTCGAGCAGCTTGCCAGTGCATGCGATGAAGCTGCGCGCACGCTGACTACCCAGGACATTGACTTGCCGATGATCGCCGTCAGCCCGACGGTGACCACGCAAATTGCTCAGCAACTTGCAGACAAGGCGAACACGATGCTGGAAATTCCTGTATCGATTACTGACGGTATTCACACCTACTCACCCGATGCGCGTGAACGCTCGACGTGGATCGCGCTGCCGGATCTGAACGCCGCGGGCGGAGCTGGTGGCAAGGGCGCTGCCGCCAACACAGGCGCACTTGATGTCACGTGGAATGAGAAACCGGTTCGCGCGTGGGTTGAATCGACCGCGCTGTCCACCAACGAAGAGCCCACGAAGGGTGTCAAGAACGTCAATTCGCGTGGGGACGTTGTCGCGGTCGCGGATCCAGGTAAGAGCGGATGGACCGTCAACAACGCTGGCGAGGTGGCCGATGAGCTGCTCGCAGCCCTGAAAGACGGCACCGCCTACGAAGGCGATTTTGACTACGACCAGACCGAACCCGAATTCACCACCCGCGAGATTGCGGATGGTGCTGGCGACAAGGTGTATCAGGCAGCTCCTGGTGAAAAGTGGATCGACGTGGACCTGTCGAACGCATCAGTGACCGCTTACGAAGGTGCAACTGTTGTCCAGGGCCCGATCCCGATGGTTCCCGGCAAGCCCGGGTGGGAAACCGTTACCGGAACGTTCCGCATCTACCTCAAGCATCAGGACCAGATGATGGGCTGCAGCCCCGGCTACGACTACTGCACATACACACCGTGGGTGTCATACTTCCACGGTGACTACGCGTTGCACGGCGCGCCCTCACGCAGCTCTTTTGGCTGGTCAGGTGAAGGTGGCTCGCACGGTTGTGTCAATATGCCGGTTGATGGTGCGCAGTGGATCTATAACTGGGCCCCTGTCGGCACAGTGGTGGTGTCACACTACTGA